The genomic stretch AGCTTTTAAAATAGAAGGATTGAAAACAGTTTATAAGGCACCTTTTAGACGACAGGGCTCATGGTAAAGGTCTATTTTATGAGCATTTGTGTATGAATAAGAACAGCATAAGAATTACATGcctaattatttattatttcaattatATGTAGGCATATGTGCCTGCATGATATGTACATGAATGCAAGTTATTTCAATTATATATAGGCATATGTACCTACATGTGGTTATGTACATGAATGCAAGTGCCCACAGGCCagagatgtcagatcccctggagctggagatacagaCAGTTGGTGCCTGTTGTGCCTAAGTGTGTCTTAGGGACTAAAACAAGTCCTCTGgatgaacagcaagtgctcttaagcattgaaccatctttccagcctccaactGATTTTCTTTAACATTAAGTGAGTAATGAGTAACAAGAGCTTTATGGCTGTTCCAGATGGTTAGTGTATAAAATGGACAAAAGCTGATAGTTCTTTGCTCGATTTGCTGAACCTTTATTTTAGCAAATTCTAGTCAGGTTTTTACCATCTGCAGCAATACAATGTGAACTCTCATTAAAACAGCAGCATTCTTCCCCCCAAAAAGTTATAAaataagtaatattaaaaatgCTTGTTTTTCTGGTCTGAAAAATGGAGGGAGGAGCTTTATGATAGTATCTTGCTCCTTGATCATTTATAATTTCCTGTCTTGAGTATCTTTCCATATCACTACacagaaatttaattttatttattttacaattatgcTAGCAATTGCAGGTATGACTGTGCTgtaattttcttcatttgtttcccAGCAATGGACATTTGGGTAAATTCCAATGGCTTAGTATTATGCTGAGCCTATGTCTTGGtccatatacatgcatacacatgtaaatATACATTTTTCAGTTGGATAAAATTTTTGAATGTGCAACTAACTGGACAAAGGGTATAGTATACATTTCATCATGAAATAGATATAAGACCAATCCTTTAGAATGAAATACAAGCTGAAATGTTTATAAGCAGTGACAAGAATGTCTCTTAttgttacaagaaaaaaaaatttaaaaagtgttagttggtattttaatttgttttccctTGGTAAAGACTTTTTGTCCCTGACTTAGTCATATCCTCTGCTCTTTCCTACTGGACTACTcatctttttctattattttcttaaaacaatAAGCTGAGtaactttttaattatattttacaaATGCTACTCTAAACCTGTTAATTATAAGATACTAAGGACAAATTACTTTCTCTGGCATCTAATTATACTTTctaaataaaacaacagaaaaattagACTAAAGAAATGTTTTAAGCTTATTCTAGTGTAGATGTATTTGCCCTTAAACACCCTAAATTTAGCCTGTTTTTTAAACAAACGATTTCTTAGaatcagaaattaaaacaaactcTTCAAGACTAATAGGGTAAAGAAGAGAGTATATGTAAATTCAGGtcactttatttttcctttaagaaATGATCACATCCTAAAGTGGATGAGGAAATCAGCAAAAATCtaatagtgttctgcctgcctgtagGGTAGATTCAATCTTGTTTCCACATAAAAACTCAATTACCTTAATAGATGTGAACAGATCTAGTTGTTGTTGAGAAAATTAGATTATTCTGTGACATCTCATAAGCTTTTCTGTGGGTTAGGTTCTAAAGGCAACCATAGATTATCTCCCCAGCTGCTAGTTATCAGGCAAAGATAATTTGTATGAATCACAGGGGTGATTTTTATAGCCATTTGTGTTAATGTGTTCTCAcaattttaaagtttttcctACTCCTTTGCATTTCAAATTTTCAGCCATTATTTATACTGAACACTACATATactattaaattttataaataacagtttataaatgaaaaatgaaatttttagttCAAGGTGTTAAATTAAGTCAGCTTTCTCAACTTGGATACAACTGATTTTGGGGCCTGGATaattctttggtgtgtgtgttctgtgcagAATAGGGTATTTCCTAGTGTCCTTGTCTCTACCTAGTAGATGCCACTCATAATGCACTGCTTGGAAAACCAGGAACTCATCTAGGAATGCAGAGCCAAGTGTACCCTTGAAGTGCAAGACTGCCCCACAAAAATCAACGAGTTAATTTAATTGGTGCTGCTTGGTGGGTAAGATTATACTCTAGTGTGTTGACCTgtatttactaatttttttactatgggaattaatttttttgggggggattaaTTTGTTAAAGCAACAGAGAGAACAAATTAAAATGTCAGTAGAGAAATAACTCAAATCTGAAAGATTTCATCAAGTactatttaatgaaaaaaaaaaactgccattGACCACTCAGAATATGCTCTTAGCAAGTCCTAACTCTCAGATCATGAAATCATTTTTGAAGGTTAAGATtggcattaagaaaaaaaaagaagaagataaaatttgaaagagcaaagtaagaaatgaaaatattcaatattttttGTACTTTCGGTAACTGTGATATAAAACTGCATTATTATGGGTTCTAGTAAAAAATTCATTTCAGGATCAAATTTACAGTAATTGGCTATTCAAGTGATTCCAATTTTTAATCATTATAAAAAGCCAAGTGGTGCTAGAGATACAGGTCTGTGGTAGAGGGCATGCTTAGCATGGACACTATCCTGAGATCTATCCCCAAGcgctgcaaaaacaaacaagaaacaaagagcTCAGACTAACCAGAGCTGGTTCATCAtgacttaaaaaagaaacatgggGGATGTTTTCAAAGTTCCGAAGAAtaacgaaaaagaaaaaaaatgctgaataaaACTACATAGAACAAAATGATTCCAACTTAAAACCACATGCCAGTGACACTAGTCCTAATTTTTGGTACTAAAAGCAAAGTTAGAGGTAGAGATTTATTCTGCCTGCTTCTGGATCGTCTATTTCAAGTATCAATAAAACCTCATTTCTCCAGAATCTCTTCTAGCAAACCCCAAACTATCCTAAAACACTCTTGCATTAATAACTATAACCTTAACTTTTACACCCAATCAAAGAAAGAGGTTTAGGCTTAAAAGTTATAACATGAAAGAGTGGTGATTAGAGAGAACTACAAGGGGTTTTTGTCTTATTAAAGCAAATCATAAAAATTTATAACAAAATGTGTTTTGCTGATAAATGACAAAATTGTATATTTGAAAAGATCTAcggttttaaaacaatttaagatATTCTTGAGTCTCACTAGCATGCCTAAATATTCCTAACTAGCAAggtttaattttttgaaaaactTAAATCTTAATGTAATAAGATACTTTAAGAAATAGTTATTTGCTTAATGTTATTATGAAAAACCTcatttctttaaagaaatcaCTTTTTCTCTCAAGATTCTTGCCTTTCCATTTTTATGCAGTCCCATAGTTAATTATTACTTTCATAAAGACATAGCATACTATTAAGATAGTTCATGCAGGCCTCAGCACTAAACAAATCAATTGTAGCAGTGGTAATTCTCCAAAGACTATCATGTTCTAGACAAGACAGATGAACATCTGCAAATCCAGTAGCTCTATTCACTAAGTGGATCATCTTCAAGTAGAAGCAAATTCATGAGTACAGTGCTTGCTTTTGGCACCTCACTTTTTTCCATTTCATGGATTACCTTAGTGAGAAACAATACCAACAGCAAACAAagctcaaaagaaagaaatccccACGAATTTCAAAATGATGCTGTTAGTATAAGAAAGGTAGGTTTACACATCTCAAAGCGCTAGTCAATACCATCATGCATGTACCGTTAGGGTTATATCAAGCCCGATGCCTACTATTTAACCATTTGATCTTCACAGATCAAGCAAGGACTTGAAATCATCTCACGTGCAACAGTCTCTGCATAGTGCCATTTTTTCCATGCCACAAAAATGGTAAATTTAGTAGTTACCAATAAATAAGTTGGGGGTCAAAGGAACTAAAGTCTTAGACTGTTCTTTATCATAAGATATCCTCAGACAAACCTCCCCATTCTTCATTCTGGCTCTATAAAATTAAGGAGCAGAGAAAAGCTGGTAAGTGCCTGACTTCACAGGGAAGAAAGCCATATTATCATTTCCTTTGTCATTATCAATATATGTggttataaaatatattcaactGCATCACTATCCCTCACCACCCAAAAATGAGATAGGTGCGGAGGGATATATGCTAAGCATTGTAAAGAATAACTATTAATCTCAGCATGACATATCTGAATTTAAAAATCACCATTAGTAATAGTGGCATGTTGAGATGACATGTTTTACATTTCAATggtcaaatatttaaaaaaattgaataataagCCAGTTTCTGGGATTTCCTTCTCAAAGGTAATTATGAATTCAGGCAACCAAAAGGCATAAACACAGAACTGATCTGCAAATGTCAAATATGAAATATACTATGAAATAACAATGGTTGCTAATATTTTGGCAGTTTGTTTTGTAGAATGGCagcaaaagaaaactgactttagCTACTAACTATCGACCCTATTTGTCCACAAAAtgaaagacatataatataaattatataaaagcaaaattttaataaattttctgAAGAGCATTAAGAAGAGATACATTTCACAAATTATAAAAAGATCTAAATTCAAAATTATTCTAATTTGTATATACTCTTGATAAAGTTCATTGTTAATTCAAAATCATCTTAAAATAGTACAAATATATTTTGACACTAGAAAATCACAGTacataaaaattacattaaaattaaGGTTTTTAGTGCTTTtgctgcaaattttatgatgcaTTTAGCTAAAATAGCTATGCATAAAGTTTTAGAAAAAATAAGTTTCACAACACAAAGTCATTACTATATCTCAAACTAGACCTAGAAAGCTATTATACACTAAGAATTTTGGTAAATATTAACAAGAGACTTTTGAAAATACtgtctataaatatacatattcaatAAAACATTCTAACTACTGATAATGACAACAGTGAACATCCTTAGGCCTAAGAAGTAATAAATAGCACATACTGCTATAATGCTTTGTAACCTCCTCATAGGGTAAATACACACTAATCAAGCAAACATGACATTGTTGTCCTAGTATAAAACAATTTTCCAGTATCATTTAAAAACTAACGTAAAATCAAGGAGCTATCAGTGCCCTAAGAATTACTCTCTAGGAACATATTAAAAGCAAAAACTGAATCTTAACAGCTTTAAAACTGTCCTGCAGAGATGgatgcaccaacggaggaccatgcatagagaggacctagaccccctgctcagaagtagcccgttggcagctcagtttccatgtggatggatctctgagtgagggatcaggggctgcctctatcatgaactcagttgactgctctctgatcactggcccctgatgatgcagccttgccaggccatggaggaagatgatccaagcagtcctgatgagacttatcAAGCTATTGGccgatggcaatagtggagaattccccatttcagtggactgggggaagaggaggaggggtagagagagggaaggactgggagaatTGAGGTAGGATGCTTCAATTgggatgtataatgaataaattgtaaaaaaataaaaataaaaaagaattaaccaGAAAATGATGAAAGACTTAGTAGAAATACCAAGTCTGACAGAAGAGATATAGTTCTATAGTAATTAAACATTATTAAGACAAGACACAAATATGACGAATTTTCAATTCCTAATCCTGGGGCCTAAATTCtggttagtttatttattttatttttatttttggcaggACCTCAGGTTATACTGGCTTCCCTCAAAACATTTTGTAGCCaagaccttaaactcctgattctctgGTGCCATTTCCTAAGTGCTAAGATTCAGGCATACACCACCCTATCTGGTTTATGCtgagctggggactgaactcaggattTCATGCAagctaggcaaacactcttctgagctacattcccagcttgACCTAATCATTTGTTTTCACTTAAGTTTGATTAGTAAACAACAAAAGGAGGTGCTaactctgttctgttttgtttttcaagacagggtttctctgtttagccttggctatcataggctcacttcatagaccaggctgacttagaattcacagagatctgcctgcctttgtctcccagagtgctgggattacaggtatgcctTAGCATACCTGATGTTAAAATTACAAACCTCCAAAATGACGTGTTTGCAATCAATTAATAAACCACCACAGCAAACTATACACAAGGATAAAGGTCTGTGCTCATTTGACTACCAAACAGCAGATGGTATGAAGGCTGCCAATGAAATACTTCAGTGTTGCACTCACCAACATATTTTGTGACAGCTACAACATTACACATACTGTTCACTGTCTTGACTCTGGATGCTATCAAGACAACTGTAAGCAGAGCCTGCTTACAGCTCACATAGAGGAGTCCCTAGGAGCTCCCTCCATCACAAAGGttaaaagtaaagaaatcatAAGAGAAAATTagagttattttttaaagaaatgactgACTATTCCTTTAAAGTGAGCCATTTcagaaatactaaaatatttaatttcaagTCTGTtgtactaatttaaaaaataataaatatgtaatagAGAAGAAAGTGTTAAACTAGGAACACAAATCTACTTTTAACACTGGTAAATGAACCTATGGGATACAAATATTCAATTATATcatatattttacacacacacacacacacacacacacacatacacacaaatacagttACCTTAatgaaaaaactatttttttctttactaaccTATTTTCATGCTAAACTTTGTATAATGCAACAGCTACAATTAGCTCTAAACCATAATTTAATTTGGTACCTAAGCATCAAACACATGATTAGCTCAGGATGGTGAAGGCAATTAGAAGGGAAAGGGGTTGCTATGGTTCTGGGGATATGGACATTAAGACAGGAATATAATAGTTTTGACAGAACATGGTTAGttatttcaaaagaacaaagagaagcaCAAATTCATTTTGAGTTAATTCTGTTAACACAAAGCCAGAGGGTTCTATAAAAAGTTAAATTAGAAGACACTAACATTTGCTTGGCTACATTTGCACTTAATGgacatgaaatgaaaatatgaacCAATTTGGAAAGGATATGCCACAATCTCACAGTCAACTCCTAATTATCCACACTAATGAAAATGGTGGGGGATTTTAAGTAATTCCAAACAAAGGATGTTTTCAAATGGTTGTTATTTTTGGCCAATTGTGTCccccttttaatatatatatatatatatatatatatattttttttttcatttatttaattgaaGTAGTCTGCCTTCTAAGTCAGCCTGACTGAACAGGCCATCTCCACAGAAAACTGTCCATTCATAGATAACTGAGTTGATGTGACTGACACATATTCCAAACTGCATATGAACACTACATACCAAGCATGCTTTGAAGTGATTTCTGAAACTTGAAAGAATGAGTAGTGAGATTTCCCTAGCAAGAGCAAAACATGCTAGTTCCTTTTTGGGAGCTTAAGTAGCTTACCTCCTGCAGGAGATCGGCCTGCTCAATCGCTTTAAGGACATTTTTCTTGGATGTTTCCTGAACTTCTCCTCCCAAAAGAAATTCATCCAAAATAAAATAGGCCTTCTCAAAATTAAAGATGATATCAAGTTCACACAcctaaaaagcaaaaacaaacaaatcaaagccTGTTAAAATGTAAGCCAAAGATACTTATTCACTACTGGGTAATGAACAAAATCTGACCAGATTGATTTGATCTTAATTCTTTTCAAAATGGAAGTCTTGCTGATTAAGCACCATTCATTTAAGAAAGcttcttaaaattttcaaatttccAGTACTTGACTCTACAGTGCCTACAAATAAGACCTGGCTCTGCACACTCCCTATGTAGTCAGCTTAATAATTTTCCACTCataaaaactgaattttaaatatatatttcttgaGTAATTAAGCTGCTAACAGTTCTGAATGCTATACTTCACTCTTCCAGAATGCTAACATTAGCAATAGCACTCTTCTATTTCACATAAGTATGCAAAGGTATGCActttcatacatgtgtgtgtgagtgtgtgtgagtgtgtgtgtgtgtgtaggtactgGTGTGCAAATGGGTGTTGTTCTTCAGGAACCATCTACCTGGTTTTTAGACACACGGCACAGGGTCTCTTGTTGGGACCTAGGCCTCACAGACTATGCTAGGCTGGCTGGGTAGTGAGCTCCAGAGATCCCACTGTCTCCAGTACCCTGGGAATTAGAAAGGAAAGccagcagctggagagatggctcagcattttttttttaatgctgagcattgtctgttcttccaggaGACTAagtttcagctcccagcacctacattatagctcacaaccacctgtatttctacttccaggggatctgacattttctttggcttttcttcACAATAAGCATGCAAGTGaagcatgtaggcaaaacacccatacacacagaaTTTAAGCagtagcagcaacaacagcaacaagaacCAGTGCTGGCTTTTTATGTGCATACTAGGGATTAAATTCAGGTTCTCATGGGTGGTaagcacttcaccaactgagctatTTATCCAGCACCtttattttcactattttaaaacttattcTCACCAATATAAATTACATGAGTACATCTGTGGGGCCAGACATTCTGAAAGTTGACTAGATGCACTGACAAGAAATAAGAGTCAGTCCTGTCCTCCCTTTACAGTTAGAATCCTCAAATAATAAACTTGTTAGAGACAAGATAAAAACTAAATCTACTACTCACACTGCCAAAATACTTGTCAAGTAATTCCACATAGCGATGGATTATTTCCAGGGTAATCAGTTCATTGTCCTGATCCTCAATAGCACAGCAAAAATAGAGACTGGCATATCTGTAATGAAAcagaattacagaaaaaaaatgttactcctataataatttttctaaatatatttccATGTCCAGTTGTACATGTCCATATGCTTATTATAATAgtgtttattcttcttttaaaacaaattctttttcTCCTACATTACAAAAGTAATAAATGTACAAGGAAAATTTTAGAAAACacaggcaaaaagaaaagagaaaatgaattcaATCATGTTTCTTGGAGTAATTGatcctgctcttcttcctttcATATTGCTTTCTGAGCATTTGAAAAATATAATTGAGCTGGTTTTCCTTAAGTTTATTTAGTTAGATCCAAATATACAGTGTGATTGATTCAAGCTACAAGCAAACAGGAGAAAACAAGCTGTCAatatatatcccaactgaaggGTTTACTAAAGATACTGTCAATGTTTTAGAACATGTTATTGAAGGATAATAGATACACAGAAATCTCAACTCTACAAACCTGTGGTTTCAGAGTAGACATTTCAAAGAGAAAACACAGCACCATCTCTAACTTAAGCAAAGAACTTTCTCTTGTTTCCATCATAACCttgttttgtttatctatttaaaaAGCAAGGGCTATTCCAACTCTCCATCCTCCCTAATCCCTGCTCTTCAACAGCATCTGGAGAGTTTGGCACAAATGATATAggacactggttctcaaccttccaaatgctgaaacatttaatacagttcctcatggtgtggtgactcccaaccataaaattaattttgccactacttcgtaactgtaatttgatactgttatgaatcataatgtaagtatttCTGAAGCTAGATGTTTGCCAAAGGGGTTGTGATCCACAGGTTGGGAATCATTCATACAGGAGATTCTCTGAATCATGAAAACTAAAGGTTAAAGGAACTGTCATAAAAATGACAGACCAAAGACAGATACAATTGTTTCTATGAACAGAATAACAATTCTGTTGCAGAGATTATTAATACTAAGTTTGGAGTACGATTATTTTTAAACTTGTCTCATGGTGCTGTTAGGCATCCAGTATGGGCGCtatttcttcaattctttatccACAACATTGCCTCTTTGTTTACAAATAAACAATATTTGAACAACAATAATATTTGAAGGTACTGAATTATACTAGTCATGAATTTAAAAATGAGCATGACTGATGTGTCTAGGCACCAACCAAAAATACttcaaaagggggaaaaaaaaaacctcctacaatatttaattttagtttttgttttttatttttctgttatacTAGAGGTCAAATCTGGGGCCTTCTATACCATTCACTGACAATTTCAGGCCTCTAAATGGAGACTTCCCTAAGAGTGGGGGAGAAAGACAACAACTTAAGGAACTATCCCTTCCAGGTGAAAAGACAGCCATTAGCATGATAAGAACACCTCTTCAGAAagctggggaaggaagaaagaaaagtacaAAGAGACTCACTGTAAATGAGACACTAAATTTTAGTGAAGGATTTTACATATTTTACCATCTTAATCTTCACAACATCCTCACCAAGATATCATTATTACTTGCATTTATAGGAGACCCAAGCTTGAGTAACTAGCTCAGAACAGAAATTTGATCCTGGAGCTCAAATTTTCTATTAAAAACCGCAGCTGCGAACTGTATTAAAATAATCCTGCACCtggctaaaattaaaatatgctcAACGCAATATATTAAGAGCTACGAAGAAGGGAAAGAGGTTTAAAAAAGAGATTTAGTAAATGATTACCAAGAGAACATGAAGAATACTCTCTATTTTTAGGAGTACTTTACAACTGATGCTTTACAATTCAATAATGAGCTCATTTTGTTCTCTTAGTACATATTTGTAAGTCTAAATCTGAAGTAAGATTAATAATAGACTAGAAAGAAGAGAGGTACGTTTAGTTATTTTTAGCATCATGGATTAGAGCTTACTCTAATTACTGGCACTCAACATCTGAAAGTGCCTATTCTTATATTCAAAACACATGACTTCTCTGCAGTCAGCTAAATACCAGCTGACTGTGCGTGAATGTAGCTAAACAATTCTCAATGCCCAGTAGTACGTCGTTAAAATTTCTTTTGTTAGTAAAGGAAATCAATAAGTATCCCTCAACAAATTCTCAAGGTAGTAACATGGGGATgcattttcaaattaattttaaaagtcctaAATTCAATTGCTTCTACTATGAAATGCTGCACAAATTAGGCGTATAATGTTCTGTCTCTAAGGGATCTTCTggagtatttattttaaagatgaggaaacaaaGGCTAAACAACTTATACAAAGTCACAAAACTAGGTCATGGCACATGGGAACACAATGTAAGCCCTcagattttcagcctgccttttcaCTATATTACCCCCAAACTCAGGGATGAATGTGGACAGGACAAGTGAACGAagatgacataaaaaaaaaaaacaaaccatatgCCGAGAGAAAGAGTGAAAGTGTTAAAGCAGAATTTATTAGGCGCTCAGTAGGAATTCTCTGGCTTATAAGGTCTTATCTTCCAGCTGGAGCAGGGAAAACAAATGACCTCATAATAACAAAATACACGGTTAAGTGGGAAGTAGATGAGGTTTTCTGcatgaaagggaagaaagaaaaacagtaaacaTTCTGTCTTTTGTATATGAAAGATCTCAATAAAGCTTTTTTGTTAAGTCCGCATTTTACTTGAAAAAACTTTGATCTAAATA from Meriones unguiculatus strain TT.TT164.6M chromosome X, Bangor_MerUng_6.1, whole genome shotgun sequence encodes the following:
- the Ap1s2 gene encoding AP-1 complex subunit sigma-2 isoform X4, whose amino-acid sequence is MQFMLLFSRQGKLRLQKWYVPLSDKEKKKITRELVQTVLARKPKMCSFLEWRDLKIVYKRYASLYFCCAIEDQDNELITLEIIHRYVELLDKYFGSVCELDIIFNFEKAYFILDEFLLGGEVQETSKKNVLKAIEQADLLQESQNEEWGGLSEDIL
- the Ap1s2 gene encoding AP-1 complex subunit sigma-2 isoform X1: MQFMLLFSRQGKLRLQKWYVPLSDKEKKKITRELVQTVLARKPKMCSFLEWRDLKIVYKRYASLYFCCAIEDQDNELITLEIIHRYVELLDKYFGSVCELDIIFNFEKAYFILDEFLLGGEVQETSKKNVLKAIEQADLLQESTEMGNSPLLPSANSLISLIRTAWIIFLHGLARLHHQGPVIREQSTEFMIEAAPDPSLRDPSTWKLSCQRATSEQGV
- the Ap1s2 gene encoding AP-1 complex subunit sigma-2 isoform X2, encoding MQFMLLFSRQGKLRLQKWYVPLSDKEKKKITRELVQTVLARKPKMCSFLEWRDLKIVYKRYASLYFCCAIEDQDNELITLEIIHRYVELLDKYFGSVCELDIIFNFEKAYFILDEFLLGGEVQETSKKNVLKAIEQADLLQEHPTSILPVLPSLYPSSSSPSPLKWGILHYCHRPIA
- the Ap1s2 gene encoding AP-1 complex subunit sigma-2 isoform X5, with amino-acid sequence MQFMLLFSRQGKLRLQKWYVPLSDKEKKKITRELVQTVLARKPKMCSFLEWRDLKIVYKRYASLYFCCAIEDQDNELITLEIIHRYVELLDKYFGSVCELDIIFNFEKAYFILDEFLLGGEVQETSKKNVLKAIEQADLLQESFPLSTPPPLPPVH
- the Ap1s2 gene encoding AP-1 complex subunit sigma-2 isoform X7, which produces MQFMLLFSRQGKLRLQKWYVPLSDKEKKKITRELVQTVLARKPKMCSFLEWRDLKIVYKRYASLYFCCAIEDQDNELITLEIIHRYVELLDKYFGSVCELDIIFNFEKAYFILDEFLLGGEVQETSKKNVLKAIEQADLLQEFQKSLQSMLGM
- the Ap1s2 gene encoding AP-1 complex subunit sigma-2 isoform X6, whose translation is MQFMLLFSRQGKLRLQKWYVPLSDKEKKKITRELVQTVLARKPKMCSFLEWRDLKIVYKRYASLYFCCAIEDQDNELITLEIIHRYVELLDKYFGSVCELDIIFNFEKAYFILDEFLLGGEVQETSKKNVLKAIEQADLLQEKTENMYHTKSLTGY
- the Ap1s2 gene encoding AP-1 complex subunit sigma-2 isoform X3, producing MQFMLLFSRQGKLRLQKWYVPLSDKEKKKITRELVQTVLARKPKMCSFLEWRDLKIVYKRYASLYFCCAIEDQDNELITLEIIHRYVELLDKYFGSVCELDIIFNFEKAYFILDEFLLGGEVQETSKKNVLKAIEQADLLQEEAETPRSVLEEIGLT